Proteins from one Bacteroides mediterraneensis genomic window:
- a CDS encoding MBL fold metallo-hydrolase, whose product MEEKVTIRLIRNATLRIHYAGKEILVDPMLAEKGTLQSALGVYKTPRVHLTMPMNEITDGLDMVLLTHNHIDHYDPTVKQHLAKNILFLTQPQDKECILQDGFTNVESIEADKTIGNLTIYRIQGHHGFGQIGKMMGPVSGYMLTAHDFPTIYIMSDCKWEECIRQAVEQFSPDYIIVNSGGAIFPEFSRTEGSIIPDEQEVMTMLDELPAYIKLIAVHMEATDHGQTTRTILRNEAMHHEIEMSRLIIPEDGETIIL is encoded by the coding sequence ATGGAAGAAAAAGTAACAATTCGATTGATCCGTAATGCCACATTGCGAATTCATTATGCTGGAAAAGAGATACTTGTTGACCCCATGCTTGCCGAAAAAGGCACTTTGCAGTCGGCCCTCGGTGTGTATAAGACCCCAAGAGTACACCTTACGATGCCGATGAATGAAATTACGGACGGTTTGGATATGGTATTGCTGACACACAATCATATTGACCATTACGACCCGACAGTGAAACAGCATTTAGCGAAGAACATCCTGTTCCTGACACAACCGCAGGATAAAGAATGTATTTTACAGGATGGCTTTACAAATGTAGAAAGCATCGAAGCAGACAAAACAATTGGAAATTTAACCATTTATCGCATCCAAGGGCACCATGGCTTCGGGCAGATTGGGAAAATGATGGGTCCGGTATCCGGCTATATGCTTACCGCACACGATTTTCCTACAATTTATATAATGAGTGACTGTAAGTGGGAGGAGTGTATCCGTCAGGCCGTTGAGCAATTTTCTCCCGATTACATCATTGTGAACAGTGGAGGTGCCATATTCCCTGAATTTTCTCGAACAGAAGGTTCCATTATTCCTGACGAACAAGAAGTTATGACCATGCTTGATGAGCTTCCCGCTTACATCAAACTAATAGCAGTCCACATGGAAGCTACTGATCATGGACAGACTACACGCACAATTTTACGTAACGAAGCCATGCATCACGAAATAGAAATGAGTCGCCTGATTATTCCTGAAGATGGAGAAACAATAATATTATGA
- a CDS encoding radical SAM mobile pair protein A, whose translation MSVCIKSLIKNMNLVIGCTIGCNYCYARNNCKRFHMTDDFSVPQYMNRELHLMDNPKSHVWLLTGMSDFSDWETAWKEEIFERIAMNPQHAYIFLTKRPERIDFQTDDENVWMGVTVTRASEKKRLKELKGHIRSKHYHATFEPLFEDVGELDLEGYEWIVIGTETGKRKGKVDANPEWVLHIVEQAKRNHIPVFMKEDFLPIMGEDRMIQELPEQFIEKIWKRK comes from the coding sequence ATGAGCGTCTGTATCAAATCCCTTATAAAAAACATGAATCTTGTGATAGGTTGTACAATTGGATGCAACTATTGTTATGCAAGAAATAACTGCAAGCGGTTTCACATGACTGATGACTTCTCTGTCCCTCAGTATATGAACCGTGAATTGCATCTGATGGATAATCCTAAATCACACGTTTGGCTACTTACCGGTATGAGTGATTTCTCTGATTGGGAAACAGCCTGGAAAGAAGAAATATTTGAACGTATAGCGATGAATCCACAACATGCGTATATTTTTTTGACGAAGCGTCCTGAACGAATCGACTTTCAAACTGACGATGAAAACGTATGGATGGGAGTTACTGTGACTAGGGCTTCCGAGAAGAAACGGCTGAAGGAATTAAAAGGTCACATTCGCTCTAAACATTATCATGCCACTTTTGAACCTCTCTTTGAGGATGTGGGTGAGTTAGATTTGGAGGGTTACGAATGGATTGTTATAGGAACGGAAACAGGCAAAAGGAAAGGGAAAGTAGATGCCAATCCTGAATGGGTGCTTCATATTGTAGAACAGGCGAAAAGAAATCACATTCCGGTATTTATGAAAGAAGACTTTTTGCCTATCATGGGAGAAGACCGAATGATTCAAGAACTACCAGAACAATTTATAGAAAAAATATGGAAAAGGAAATAA
- a CDS encoding Cof-type HAD-IIB family hydrolase: MIKAIFFDIDGTLVSFNTHRIPDSAIKAIAKVKSKGIRIYISTGRPFSLINNLNEIQHFIDGYITTNGALCFSGNDIISCTPIPIEDVQTMIAFSDKMRFPCMIVGEKDLIMYNSDERTDVIFRQMLNVQNLREDNRLEAILQQRILQLTPVISEAEEQIIMPHMKGSVSSRWFPDFADITARDANKGNGLMNVISYLGFNPEETMAFGDGGNDVSIIQKAGIGIAMANAGQELKEAADYITSSVDDNGVYNALKHFII, translated from the coding sequence ATGATAAAAGCTATATTTTTCGATATTGATGGAACCTTGGTGAGTTTCAATACCCATCGCATTCCTGATTCTGCAATAAAAGCCATTGCAAAGGTAAAATCGAAAGGAATCAGAATTTATATTTCTACAGGTCGTCCATTCTCTTTAATAAATAATTTGAACGAAATTCAGCATTTTATTGATGGGTATATAACAACAAATGGGGCATTATGCTTTTCGGGTAATGATATAATATCTTGTACACCTATTCCAATAGAAGATGTGCAGACAATGATTGCTTTTTCAGACAAGATGCGCTTCCCGTGCATGATTGTGGGTGAAAAAGATCTTATAATGTATAATAGTGACGAAAGGACTGACGTAATATTTCGACAGATGTTGAATGTGCAGAACCTGAGAGAAGACAACCGGCTTGAGGCAATTCTTCAACAACGGATTTTGCAGTTGACCCCCGTGATATCTGAAGCGGAAGAACAAATAATCATGCCACACATGAAAGGAAGTGTTTCCAGCCGCTGGTTCCCTGACTTTGCAGATATCACGGCACGCGATGCCAATAAAGGAAACGGTTTAATGAATGTCATATCTTATTTAGGATTTAATCCTGAAGAAACGATGGCGTTTGGCGATGGAGGAAATGATGTTTCAATCATTCAAAAAGCGGGAATCGGTATTGCAATGGCCAATGCTGGTCAGGAGTTGAAAGAGGCTGCTGATTACATAACATCCTCAGTCGACGATAATGGGGTTTACAATGCGCTAAAACATTTTATTATATAA
- a CDS encoding NADH:flavin oxidoreductase, whose protein sequence is MKTSTVGITPKTLFDETSIGSMRLKNRFVRASVEDPTPNGQVTEKLLNRYEALAKGGVGTILTGYTLIDRKEKNKNILAMYDDTFIEGCKRLTDVVHNHDCHILMQLVSLGSAYSSPVASDGEIMGASAVKNLRTGIIPKEMTTTDIGNTVAAFVAAALRAKQAGFDGVEIHACHGFLLHQFATPYYNRRSDYYGGNRENRYRITLEVYEAIRRAVGEDFSVWAKVQSQDNFDQGVTHEDCLYICRELGKRGIDAIEISGNFTDFKMNTAYFKEIADKVATETAVPVIVTGGNRIYEEMEKMINETQIDYVGMARPLIPQPDLINRFAEKYKF, encoded by the coding sequence ATGAAAACATCAACCGTTGGAATCACCCCAAAAACGCTATTCGATGAGACCTCTATCGGGTCCATGAGATTGAAAAACCGATTTGTCCGTGCATCCGTAGAAGATCCCACTCCAAACGGGCAAGTGACGGAAAAGTTGCTAAACCGCTATGAAGCATTGGCCAAAGGAGGTGTAGGAACAATCCTAACCGGATATACCTTAATAGATAGGAAGGAAAAAAACAAGAATATATTGGCCATGTATGACGATACGTTCATCGAGGGATGTAAAAGACTCACCGATGTCGTACATAACCATGACTGCCACATATTGATGCAGCTGGTCAGTTTAGGCTCTGCCTATTCCTCCCCGGTCGCTTCCGATGGCGAGATTATGGGAGCAAGTGCCGTAAAGAATCTACGGACGGGTATCATCCCAAAAGAAATGACGACAACGGATATTGGCAACACAGTAGCAGCATTTGTAGCGGCTGCCCTACGGGCCAAACAAGCCGGATTTGATGGGGTGGAGATTCATGCCTGTCACGGTTTTCTACTCCATCAATTCGCCACGCCCTACTACAACAGGCGGTCGGACTACTATGGTGGAAACCGTGAAAACCGTTATCGCATCACCCTCGAAGTTTACGAAGCCATCCGCCGTGCCGTCGGCGAGGATTTCTCCGTATGGGCCAAGGTACAGAGTCAGGACAACTTTGACCAGGGAGTCACTCACGAGGATTGTCTCTATATCTGTCGCGAACTGGGAAAAAGAGGAATTGACGCTATCGAAATCAGCGGCAACTTCACTGATTTCAAAATGAACACAGCCTATTTCAAGGAAATTGCTGACAAGGTCGCTACGGAAACAGCCGTACCGGTCATTGTCACGGGTGGAAACCGAATCTATGAAGAGATGGAGAAAATGATCAATGAAACCCAAATAGATTATGTGGGAATGGCTCGTCCTCTAATCCCTCAGCCGGATTTGATTAACAGGTTTGCAGAAAAATACAAGTTTTAA
- a CDS encoding helix-turn-helix domain-containing protein encodes MDNQHVCKKYFFNGTVYLCPLELAMEIIGGKWKAMLLFHLQFGPLRSSELQRRVTGKISNKMFTQVVRELEKAGVIRRIVYPVVPPKVEYELTELGQSVIPNINDLSQWGCSVGKQIED; translated from the coding sequence ATGGATAATCAGCATGTTTGTAAAAAATATTTTTTTAACGGAACGGTCTATTTATGTCCGTTGGAGCTGGCTATGGAGATTATAGGTGGAAAATGGAAGGCCATGCTTTTGTTTCATTTGCAATTTGGTCCATTGCGTTCGAGTGAGCTGCAGCGCCGTGTGACGGGCAAGATTTCCAACAAGATGTTTACGCAGGTGGTACGGGAACTGGAAAAGGCCGGAGTCATCAGACGTATTGTCTATCCGGTTGTCCCTCCGAAAGTCGAATATGAACTGACGGAATTGGGACAGTCTGTCATTCCCAATATAAATGATTTGTCACAATGGGGGTGTAGCGTCGGAAAACAAATCGAGGATTGA
- a CDS encoding acyl-CoA dehydratase activase, whose protein sequence is MIKIGLDVGSTTAKMVAIDEDDRIIYSKYERHNAKAKDVIIPMLKELVTIVNDEDITIRITGSVGMGFSEKYGIPFVQEVVAATKAVQKEYPDIVSMIDIGGEDAKVVFFKDSEAVDLRMNGNCAGGTGAFIDQMAIILGVSVDEMNELAMNATHVYPIASRCGVFCKTDIQNLIAKNVSREDIAASIFHAVTVQTVVTLARGYDMKTPILFCGGPLTFIPALRKAFIEYLSVHDSDVVLPENGTQLPALGAALAHVEKEYIVSLSSLVSILEKPVETVVRKDGLKPIFPNSEEYDKWKEEKRKNVVNTGILKPGKQEVYIGIDSGSTTTKIIVTDADANLIYSFYSNNGGKPIETVEKGFKGLLDECGKTGTQLVVKGSCSTGYGEDLIKAAFQLDNGIVETIAHYMGAHHFDKDVSFILDIGGQDMKAIFINNGVIDRIEINEACSSGCGSFIETFAKTLGYTVSEFSQAACRSTCPADLGTRCTVFMNSKVKQVLREGATVEDIAAGLAYSVVKNCLYKVLKLKDTSVLGNHLVVQGGTMRNDAVVRALEIHTGMKVTRCNIPELMGAFGCALYAREHSCREIPFETMISMAGFTSRTLNCKGCDNQCPVMCYNFENGKRYYSGNRCERVFSNGEKNIERGENMYQIKNELLFSRKPIADDSTLTVGVPRCLNMYEEYPFWHTLLESCNIKVVLSDVSNYARYECSARMVMSDNICFPAKLVHSHIQNLIDKKVDRIFMPFVIFERQGKEQNSYNCPIVTGYSEVIKSVQGSGVAIDSPAINFKDRKLLFKQCEKYLTSLGVDLRTVKAAFDKACDEQDRFMNELIVRNEAILHNVREKNRMVVLLAGRPYHTDMLIQHKVSDMLVDMGVSIITDDFVRNKDIDLDGVHFLPQWSYPNRILRAAKWACAQDSKIQFVELTSFGCGPDAFLVDEVRDLLIRNGKVFTLLKLDDVNNVGSMKLRVRSLIESIRLAEENRHTGHTHHDFKTVPVYDNEYRHRKILVPFFTPFISPLIPAVMKIAGYDVENLPLSDSQSCEWGLKYANNEICYPATLIVGDIIKAFKSGKYNPDRSVIAMTQTGGQCRASNYIAIIKKALVDAGYENTPVVSLTMSGAIKNDQPAFRINWLKVLPVAFRAVLYSDCISKFYYATVVREKNKGEAERLKNMYLNMADELIRKNRSKELLNCLSLAAADFNRICMEKDCPKVGIVGEIYLKFNTFAHRNLLSWLSDRGIEIVPPVLTDFFMQSFVNGKVNVMSNIGSKDYPDFVYRWIYKIIRREIDKFNDVACKFRYFTRFEDIFELAGEARKAISLNAQFGEGWLLPGEMLSLAGKEVKNIISLQPFGCIANHIVSKGIEKRIKTLVPDINILSLDFDSGVSEVNIINRMLLFVDKLEK, encoded by the coding sequence ATGATTAAGATAGGTCTAGATGTAGGTTCAACTACTGCAAAAATGGTTGCCATAGATGAAGACGACCGTATTATATATTCAAAGTACGAGAGACATAATGCGAAGGCAAAGGATGTAATTATTCCAATGCTTAAAGAGCTGGTAACTATAGTGAATGATGAAGATATTACTATAAGAATAACGGGTTCGGTTGGAATGGGGTTTTCCGAAAAATATGGCATCCCGTTTGTTCAGGAAGTGGTTGCAGCAACGAAGGCTGTTCAGAAGGAATATCCAGATATAGTATCTATGATAGATATAGGAGGTGAAGATGCTAAAGTCGTTTTCTTTAAGGATTCCGAAGCGGTTGATCTCCGTATGAACGGTAACTGTGCCGGTGGCACAGGTGCTTTTATAGACCAGATGGCTATTATTCTGGGTGTCAGTGTGGATGAAATGAATGAACTGGCAATGAATGCGACGCATGTCTACCCGATAGCTTCACGCTGTGGTGTTTTTTGTAAGACAGATATCCAGAACCTTATAGCCAAGAATGTAAGCCGTGAGGATATTGCGGCTTCCATTTTTCATGCTGTAACAGTACAGACGGTGGTAACGCTGGCAAGAGGATATGATATGAAGACTCCGATTCTCTTCTGTGGCGGACCTCTTACTTTCATACCTGCTCTTAGAAAGGCTTTTATTGAATATCTGTCAGTTCATGACAGTGATGTTGTCTTGCCGGAAAATGGAACTCAGCTTCCAGCTTTGGGAGCAGCGCTTGCTCATGTAGAGAAAGAGTATATTGTTTCATTGTCTTCACTTGTCTCAATTTTAGAGAAACCTGTGGAAACTGTTGTACGTAAAGATGGGCTTAAACCTATTTTCCCCAACTCTGAGGAGTATGATAAGTGGAAAGAGGAAAAACGGAAGAATGTTGTGAATACCGGAATTTTGAAACCGGGTAAACAGGAAGTTTATATAGGCATTGATTCAGGTTCGACAACGACCAAGATCATTGTGACCGATGCAGATGCAAATCTTATTTATTCGTTCTATAGCAACAATGGAGGAAAACCTATTGAAACTGTAGAAAAAGGATTTAAGGGGCTGCTGGATGAATGCGGTAAAACAGGAACACAGCTTGTTGTCAAAGGAAGTTGTTCTACCGGTTATGGTGAAGATCTGATAAAGGCTGCATTCCAATTGGATAACGGTATTGTTGAAACCATAGCGCACTATATGGGTGCACACCATTTTGACAAGGATGTATCTTTTATTCTGGATATTGGTGGTCAGGATATGAAAGCCATTTTTATAAACAATGGAGTAATCGACAGAATAGAGATAAATGAGGCATGTTCTTCTGGTTGCGGTTCCTTTATAGAGACATTTGCCAAAACACTTGGCTATACGGTCTCGGAGTTCTCACAGGCTGCCTGCCGTTCCACGTGTCCGGCCGATCTTGGCACCAGGTGTACTGTATTCATGAATTCAAAAGTAAAACAGGTGCTTCGGGAAGGTGCTACGGTGGAAGATATTGCTGCCGGTCTTGCATACTCTGTGGTGAAGAACTGCTTGTATAAAGTCCTTAAGCTGAAAGATACCTCTGTTTTGGGAAATCATCTTGTTGTTCAGGGAGGTACGATGAGAAATGATGCCGTGGTAAGGGCCTTGGAGATTCATACTGGTATGAAAGTTACAAGATGTAACATACCGGAGCTGATGGGAGCATTCGGATGTGCCCTCTATGCCCGTGAGCATTCCTGTCGTGAGATTCCTTTTGAAACCATGATAAGTATGGCGGGATTTACCTCACGCACCTTGAACTGTAAAGGGTGTGACAACCAATGTCCGGTAATGTGCTACAATTTTGAAAACGGGAAACGTTATTATTCAGGCAATCGGTGTGAGAGGGTTTTCTCCAACGGTGAGAAAAATATAGAGCGTGGTGAGAACATGTATCAGATAAAGAATGAACTGCTTTTCTCACGTAAGCCAATAGCTGATGATTCAACGCTCACTGTTGGTGTTCCGCGTTGCCTTAATATGTATGAGGAATATCCATTCTGGCATACCCTGCTGGAATCATGTAACATCAAGGTCGTGCTGTCGGATGTATCCAATTACGCACGATATGAATGTAGTGCCAGGATGGTCATGTCCGACAATATCTGTTTCCCTGCAAAGCTTGTTCACAGTCATATACAGAACCTTATAGACAAGAAGGTCGACAGGATATTCATGCCTTTTGTCATCTTTGAACGTCAGGGCAAGGAACAGAACAGCTATAACTGCCCGATTGTTACCGGTTATTCCGAAGTGATAAAAAGTGTCCAGGGTTCCGGTGTGGCTATTGATTCTCCAGCCATTAACTTTAAAGACAGGAAGTTGCTTTTCAAGCAATGCGAAAAATATCTTACATCCCTTGGTGTGGATTTACGTACAGTAAAGGCTGCTTTTGATAAGGCATGTGACGAACAGGACCGGTTTATGAATGAACTTATTGTCAGAAATGAGGCCATATTACACAATGTACGGGAGAAAAACAGAATGGTTGTTCTGCTTGCCGGACGTCCTTATCACACAGACATGCTGATTCAGCATAAAGTGTCTGACATGCTTGTGGATATGGGTGTCAGTATAATCACTGATGATTTTGTGAGAAATAAGGATATAGACCTGGATGGTGTTCATTTTCTTCCTCAATGGTCATACCCAAACAGGATATTGAGAGCCGCAAAATGGGCATGTGCACAGGATTCAAAGATTCAGTTTGTAGAACTGACTTCATTCGGCTGTGGGCCTGACGCTTTTCTCGTAGATGAAGTCAGGGATCTTCTCATCAGAAACGGGAAAGTATTCACTCTTTTGAAATTGGATGATGTCAATAATGTAGGTTCGATGAAACTCAGGGTACGTTCTTTGATTGAGAGCATCCGTCTGGCAGAAGAAAACAGACATACAGGCCACACACATCATGATTTCAAGACTGTACCAGTATATGACAATGAATACCGGCACAGGAAAATCCTTGTTCCATTCTTTACGCCGTTTATATCACCTCTTATACCGGCTGTGATGAAAATAGCTGGTTACGATGTTGAAAATCTTCCTCTAAGCGACAGCCAGTCATGTGAATGGGGGCTGAAGTATGCCAACAATGAAATATGTTATCCTGCTACTCTTATTGTAGGCGACATTATCAAAGCCTTCAAGAGTGGCAAATACAATCCTGACCGTTCTGTAATAGCCATGACACAGACAGGAGGGCAGTGTCGTGCCAGCAACTATATAGCTATTATCAAAAAAGCTCTGGTGGATGCCGGATATGAAAACACTCCGGTCGTTTCACTCACTATGTCGGGGGCAATAAAGAATGACCAACCGGCTTTTAGGATAAATTGGTTGAAAGTGTTGCCTGTTGCTTTCCGTGCTGTTCTTTACAGCGACTGCATATCCAAGTTCTACTATGCAACTGTTGTGAGGGAGAAAAACAAAGGTGAAGCAGAAAGACTTAAGAACATGTATCTGAATATGGCAGATGAGCTGATTCGTAAGAACCGTTCAAAAGAGCTCTTGAATTGCCTTTCTCTTGCCGCAGCAGATTTTAACAGGATATGTATGGAAAAGGACTGTCCTAAAGTCGGCATTGTTGGAGAAATATATTTGAAATTCAATACTTTTGCGCACAGAAATCTACTTTCATGGTTGTCTGACCGTGGCATTGAGATAGTACCCCCGGTATTGACAGACTTCTTTATGCAGAGTTTTGTAAACGGAAAAGTAAATGTGATGTCAAATATAGGTAGCAAAGATTATCCTGATTTTGTTTACCGATGGATTTATAAGATAATCCGCAGAGAAATAGACAAATTCAATGATGTGGCATGTAAGTTCCGCTATTTTACACGTTTTGAGGATATATTTGAGCTGGCAGGAGAGGCACGTAAGGCAATATCACTGAATGCGCAGTTCGGTGAGGGCTGGCTTTTGCCGGGCGAGATGTTGTCATTGGCCGGGAAAGAAGTAAAAAATATCATCAGCTTGCAACCCTTTGGCTGTATAGCCAATCACATAGTGTCCAAAGGCATAGAAAAGAGAATAAAAACTTTAGTCCCTGATATTAATATATTATCTTTGGACTTTGACAGCGGTGTCAGTGAAGTGAACATTATTAACCGTATGCTGCTGTTTGTAGATAAACTTGAAAAATAA
- a CDS encoding TetR/AcrR family transcriptional regulator, whose amino-acid sequence MENNILEEKIISVAKEVFIEKGFDGTSMSDIAARVGINRPTLHYYYRTKERMFQAVFLSIIQSFIPKIQDVFIDDNKSFPEKITVVVDTYLDVAKKNPCLPLFVVREINRNVKDFIKVVKPIYMDKFLNQIAAHLLSAMEKGEIKQLPLRIVFNTFYGLLSFPFLSKDLSFLESDKEFNALIDEWKPYMVDQMIHLLCK is encoded by the coding sequence ATGGAAAATAATATTCTGGAAGAAAAAATTATATCTGTAGCGAAAGAAGTCTTTATTGAAAAAGGATTCGACGGCACAAGTATGAGCGATATAGCAGCAAGAGTGGGTATTAATCGTCCGACCCTGCATTATTACTATCGGACAAAGGAAAGGATGTTTCAGGCTGTATTTTTGTCGATTATACAGTCATTCATTCCTAAAATCCAAGATGTTTTTATTGATGACAACAAATCATTCCCGGAGAAAATAACTGTAGTTGTAGATACATATCTTGATGTGGCCAAGAAGAATCCTTGCCTTCCTCTGTTTGTGGTGCGTGAGATAAATCGTAATGTAAAAGATTTTATAAAGGTCGTAAAGCCCATATATATGGATAAATTCCTTAATCAGATAGCCGCTCATCTGCTGTCTGCCATGGAAAAGGGCGAAATAAAACAGCTTCCTTTAAGAATCGTGTTCAACACATTCTATGGCCTTCTGTCATTTCCTTTTCTCAGTAAGGATTTAAGCTTTCTTGAGTCGGATAAAGAATTCAATGCCCTGATTGACGAGTGGAAACCCTATATGGTAGATCAGATGATACATTTGTTATGTAAATAA
- a CDS encoding IdeS/Mac family cysteine endopeptidase (This family includes IgM or IgG-cleaving cysteine proteases.), with protein sequence MKKIFFLATLVNVALWTLCVTSCNRNLPESGTEQPPAGRVDWDMLLEGSRAAMKADGSGRFEEGDTVVVYARNVKDGRTQHYTLRLSNGKWMPELYWAEVGEDVEFTAWHVAPALRLHQGSQSSSDYSHALAADQQEVGYRRSDLLRAQARVQAGGKVQLHFKHALHRLRLVLESKDASYSKEQLQQAEVKVYTPCQLPFSLSDGNLKNQSDYQWVKMARQTDGEWMALVSPQETEALRAEGWIRIRIDGQETTVKVPETVDGKPFERLEAGKETVYRLNLQKGNTPDAFAGTTRWVYGVKEPADGQWSVDRTQLPWTEGCGWFDCNKVNPSDVSARGDGLMCWAAATSNLIHWWLQQNSETEAVKAYKGPKAVPADMLHSEVFQLFKNRFPNRGDYPLKAINWFFNGVFHRKLYDTDQPDSHAGFFRTQLGSHSLGAEYVGMDLMRDRFNAIIKQALSSQQGILFIVNIGRAWSTHAVTLWGVKFDENGLIDTLYMVDNNDGRYDKRGTIREMKVQYLPYSSTNPDLYPYVPNSLGNFTIRIESLCTLSLGREWIK encoded by the coding sequence ATGAAAAAAATCTTCTTTCTCGCCACTTTGGTGAATGTGGCTTTGTGGACGCTTTGTGTGACTTCGTGTAACAGGAATCTGCCGGAGAGCGGGACGGAACAACCGCCAGCCGGCAGGGTGGACTGGGATATGCTGCTGGAGGGCTCGCGGGCCGCGATGAAAGCCGACGGGAGTGGCCGTTTTGAGGAAGGAGATACGGTGGTGGTGTATGCCCGCAATGTGAAGGACGGACGCACACAGCACTACACGCTTCGGTTGTCGAACGGGAAGTGGATGCCCGAGCTGTACTGGGCGGAAGTGGGAGAGGACGTGGAGTTTACAGCCTGGCACGTGGCTCCTGCGCTTCGTCTGCATCAGGGCAGTCAGTCTTCCTCCGATTATTCCCATGCGCTGGCTGCCGACCAGCAGGAAGTGGGATACCGCCGTTCGGATTTGCTGCGGGCACAGGCCCGTGTGCAGGCGGGCGGGAAAGTGCAGCTGCATTTCAAGCATGCGCTTCATCGGCTGCGTCTGGTGCTGGAGAGCAAGGATGCCTCGTATTCCAAAGAACAGTTGCAGCAGGCGGAAGTGAAGGTGTATACGCCTTGCCAGCTTCCGTTCAGTCTGTCCGATGGGAATCTGAAAAATCAGTCTGATTATCAATGGGTGAAGATGGCCCGTCAGACCGATGGGGAGTGGATGGCTTTGGTATCTCCGCAGGAGACGGAGGCGTTACGTGCCGAGGGCTGGATTCGCATCCGTATTGACGGACAGGAAACTACGGTGAAGGTACCTGAGACTGTAGACGGGAAGCCGTTCGAGCGTTTGGAGGCAGGGAAGGAAACAGTGTATCGGCTGAACCTGCAAAAGGGAAACACACCGGATGCCTTTGCGGGAACCACCCGCTGGGTATATGGGGTGAAGGAGCCTGCCGACGGACAGTGGAGCGTGGACCGTACCCAGCTGCCTTGGACGGAGGGCTGTGGATGGTTCGACTGCAACAAGGTGAATCCTTCGGACGTGTCGGCCCGTGGTGACGGACTGATGTGTTGGGCGGCGGCCACTTCGAACCTGATTCATTGGTGGCTCCAGCAGAACAGTGAAACGGAGGCTGTGAAAGCCTACAAGGGACCGAAGGCGGTACCTGCCGACATGCTGCACAGCGAGGTCTTCCAGCTGTTCAAGAACCGTTTCCCCAATCGGGGGGACTATCCGCTGAAAGCCATCAATTGGTTCTTCAATGGGGTGTTCCATCGGAAGCTGTATGACACTGACCAGCCGGACTCTCATGCCGGATTCTTCCGTACGCAGCTGGGTTCCCATTCGCTGGGCGCGGAATACGTGGGCATGGATTTGATGCGCGACCGCTTCAATGCGATTATCAAGCAGGCATTGTCTTCGCAGCAGGGCATCTTGTTTATTGTGAATATCGGAAGAGCCTGGTCTACCCATGCTGTAACGCTATGGGGGGTGAAGTTCGATGAGAACGGGCTGATTGATACCCTCTACATGGTAGACAACAACGATGGCCGTTACGATAAGCGGGGTACCATCCGGGAGATGAAGGTGCAGTACCTCCCGTACTCCAGCACGAATCCGGATTTGTATCCTTATGTGCCCAACAGCCTGGGAAATTTCACTATCCGCATCGAGTCGCTCTGCACCTTGAGTCTGGGGCGGGAGTGGATAAAGTAG